A region of Aliivibrio fischeri DNA encodes the following proteins:
- a CDS encoding multifunctional CCA addition/repair protein: MKIYLVGGAVRDSLLNIDVKDKDWVVVGSTPQKMDSLGYQTVGQDFPVFLHPKTKEEYALARTERKSGQGYKGFTCYAEPDVTLEEDLLRRDLTINAIAQADNGELIDPYNGQQDIINRTLRHVSDAFTEDPLRVLRVARFAARFHHLGFTVAPETMHLMKVLVDSGELSHLTAERVWQEWQKSLSSQHPEIFLSTLKECGALAIVLPELNALFGVPQPEKWHPEIDTGIHTLMVAQQAALLSQDLPTRFAAQVHDLGKGVTPESEWPSHKLHCHTGIKLIKRLCDRVRVPNDYRDLALLVCEHHSNIHRAAELRAQTFIKIFDKMDVWRKPERLAPILLCCQADHAGRLGLETQPYPQKKRFEAAFDAAKNVEVKDVVAAGFKGPEIREELSKRRIEAVKDKLNIK, from the coding sequence GTGAAAATTTATTTAGTTGGCGGTGCAGTTCGAGATTCACTTCTCAATATTGATGTAAAAGACAAAGACTGGGTTGTTGTTGGTTCGACTCCACAAAAAATGGATTCTCTCGGTTATCAAACCGTTGGACAAGATTTCCCTGTATTTCTACACCCGAAAACTAAAGAAGAATACGCACTCGCCCGAACGGAACGAAAAAGCGGTCAAGGTTATAAAGGATTTACTTGCTATGCAGAGCCAGATGTCACATTAGAAGAAGATTTATTACGCCGAGACCTAACAATTAATGCCATCGCTCAAGCTGATAATGGTGAGCTCATCGACCCTTATAATGGCCAACAAGACATTATAAACCGCACACTTCGCCATGTATCTGATGCATTTACTGAAGATCCCTTGCGAGTTCTGCGTGTCGCTCGTTTTGCTGCTCGTTTTCATCATTTAGGCTTTACGGTTGCCCCTGAAACCATGCATCTAATGAAAGTATTAGTGGATAGTGGTGAACTATCTCATTTAACTGCTGAGCGAGTGTGGCAAGAGTGGCAAAAATCATTATCTAGCCAGCATCCTGAAATCTTTCTTTCTACGCTAAAAGAATGTGGTGCTCTTGCTATTGTGCTACCTGAACTCAATGCTTTATTTGGTGTACCACAACCAGAAAAGTGGCACCCTGAAATTGATACAGGGATCCACACCCTAATGGTTGCTCAGCAAGCTGCTCTATTAAGCCAAGACTTACCGACTCGCTTTGCAGCACAAGTACATGACCTTGGGAAAGGTGTCACGCCAGAATCAGAATGGCCAAGCCATAAACTGCATTGCCATACAGGCATAAAACTGATTAAAAGATTGTGTGATCGTGTTCGTGTACCAAATGACTATCGAGATCTTGCTCTATTAGTATGTGAACATCACTCTAATATCCACAGAGCAGCAGAATTACGAGCACAAACCTTCATTAAAATATTCGATAAAATGGATGTGTGGCGTAAACCAGAACGCTTAGCTCCTATACTACTTTGCTGCCAAGCTGATCATGCAGGAAGATTGGGGTTAGAAACTCAACCTTACCCACAAAAAAAACGTTTTGAAGCGGCATTTGATGCTGCAAAAAATGTGGAAGTGAAAGATGTGGTTGCAGCAGGATTTAAAGGGCCGGAGATCAGAGAAGAGTTAAGCAAAAGACGAATTGAAGCGGTAAAGGATAAGTTGAATATCAAATAA
- the folB gene encoding bifunctional dihydroneopterin aldolase/7,8-dihydroneopterin epimerase, with protein sequence MDLVFIKQLEVITTIGVYEWEQGIKQKLVLDIDMAHDNKPAAKSDDVEHCLNYAEVSEAVTEYIQNGRFLLVERVAEEIAELIMTRFSVPWVRIHLSKPGAVVNAHSVGVVIERGSK encoded by the coding sequence ATGGATTTAGTATTTATAAAACAGCTTGAAGTAATTACCACCATTGGTGTTTATGAATGGGAACAGGGAATTAAACAAAAGCTCGTATTAGATATTGATATGGCTCACGATAACAAACCAGCAGCAAAATCCGACGATGTTGAGCATTGTTTAAATTATGCAGAAGTGAGCGAAGCAGTAACAGAGTATATTCAAAATGGTCGATTTTTATTAGTTGAACGTGTAGCTGAAGAAATTGCCGAGCTAATCATGACTCGTTTTTCTGTTCCTTGGGTTCGAATTCATTTATCTAAACCTGGTGCAGTTGTAAATGCGCATAGCGTCGGTGTTGTGATTGAGCGAGGAAGTAAATGA
- a CDS encoding TIGR00153 family protein, giving the protein MPVNTIMGLFAKSPMKPLQRHVVCVNECCSLLVPFFETCTKGDWEKANEIRTQISHLEKEADVLKREIRLKLPRGLFMPVDRTDMLGLLTQQDKLANLAKDIAGRVVGRQLEIPSSMQDAFLAYVQRCLDAASQAQEVISELDELLETGFKGREVTLVAEMINKLDIIEDDTDELQIKLRQQLMSIEHKYNPIDVMFLYKILEWVGGIADQAQRVGSRLELMLSRS; this is encoded by the coding sequence ATGCCAGTAAATACTATTATGGGGTTATTCGCAAAGTCCCCTATGAAACCTTTGCAGCGTCACGTTGTTTGTGTCAATGAATGCTGCTCACTGCTTGTTCCGTTTTTCGAAACGTGTACAAAAGGTGATTGGGAAAAAGCGAATGAAATTCGTACGCAGATTTCTCATTTAGAGAAAGAAGCGGATGTATTAAAACGTGAAATCCGTTTGAAGCTTCCACGCGGTTTATTCATGCCAGTTGATCGTACCGATATGCTTGGTCTTTTAACTCAGCAAGATAAACTTGCTAACTTAGCTAAAGATATTGCTGGCCGCGTTGTTGGTCGCCAACTTGAAATTCCAAGCTCCATGCAGGATGCATTTTTAGCTTATGTTCAACGCTGTTTAGATGCTGCTAGTCAAGCACAAGAAGTAATCAGCGAATTGGACGAGCTATTGGAAACAGGCTTTAAAGGACGTGAAGTCACTTTGGTTGCAGAGATGATCAATAAATTAGATATCATTGAAGATGATACTGATGAATTGCAAATTAAACTGCGCCAACAACTCATGAGCATCGAACACAAGTACAATCCGATCGATGTTATGTTCCTTTATAAAATCCTTGAGTGGGTTGGCGGCATTGCCGACCAAGCACAACGTGTTGGTTCTCGTTTAGAACTAATGCTATCTCGCTCATAA
- a CDS encoding inorganic triphosphatase, which produces METEIELKFFVFPEFVDTIIDKISGAKVIEQSCLNLGNIYFDTPEQHLRKHDTGLRIRRFNDERIQTLKTAGRVVAGLHQRPEYNADHDSDIPNVYLHPSDAWPDDIALEDLQQQLSPLFSTNFVRQQWLVAMPDGSEIELAFDQGEVISGDKTTPICEVELELKSGQTDALFTLARDLCSSGGMRLGNQSKAAKGYRLAMDTPADSVKPLTLVRTESSDSVETCFVNSLEHALSHWHYHEQIYIDTQDKLALQEIRIAIAFLRQIFLVFGEMVPKRASELLRQELKWLEEELHWLDESEHLEYLIEEKGHVLRKLDARKFLVASLKESAEALPTTDEMMKLLMSARYCGLLLDLSRWILTRDWQPFLDDKKRQVLQESIDSHSGILLDRTWEALDSAFSTENQLLPVDYFKQKMRLRRNLMTGTCFALIYDEERRKGFRLPWLDLLQGIGDLMSLEPLRSRVQLLEDEEEKEQLERWLLRQERSILHAMEQTRRAGLEYPPYWQ; this is translated from the coding sequence ATGGAAACTGAAATAGAATTGAAATTTTTTGTATTTCCTGAGTTTGTAGACACTATTATAGACAAAATTTCAGGCGCGAAAGTCATAGAACAAAGCTGTCTCAACCTAGGAAACATCTATTTTGATACTCCTGAACAGCATCTTCGTAAGCATGATACTGGACTTAGAATCCGACGATTTAATGATGAACGCATCCAAACATTAAAGACAGCGGGAAGAGTTGTTGCTGGTTTGCATCAACGACCAGAATACAATGCAGATCACGATTCTGATATTCCAAATGTCTATTTACATCCTTCCGATGCATGGCCTGATGACATTGCTTTAGAAGATCTTCAGCAGCAACTTTCTCCTCTTTTTTCTACCAATTTTGTTCGTCAACAATGGTTAGTTGCTATGCCTGATGGCAGTGAAATTGAATTGGCATTTGACCAAGGTGAGGTGATTTCGGGTGATAAAACTACACCGATTTGTGAAGTGGAATTAGAACTGAAATCGGGTCAAACGGATGCTCTATTTACTCTAGCTCGTGATTTGTGTAGCTCTGGTGGAATGCGATTGGGTAACCAAAGTAAAGCGGCAAAAGGGTATCGCTTAGCGATGGATACGCCTGCGGATAGCGTAAAACCGTTAACCTTAGTAAGAACCGAATCAAGCGATAGTGTAGAAACGTGTTTTGTTAATTCTTTAGAACATGCGTTGTCACATTGGCATTATCATGAACAAATTTATATCGATACTCAGGATAAATTAGCACTACAAGAAATTCGCATTGCTATCGCATTCTTGCGACAAATTTTCTTGGTATTTGGTGAAATGGTACCAAAGCGAGCCAGTGAGTTATTGCGTCAAGAGTTGAAATGGTTAGAAGAAGAGTTGCATTGGCTTGATGAGTCTGAACACCTTGAGTATTTAATAGAAGAAAAAGGCCACGTGTTAAGAAAATTAGATGCACGTAAATTTTTAGTTGCTAGCTTAAAAGAGAGTGCGGAAGCGTTACCAACGACGGATGAAATGATGAAGTTGCTGATGTCGGCTCGTTATTGTGGGCTACTGCTGGATCTAAGCCGTTGGATTTTAACTCGTGATTGGCAGCCTTTCCTTGATGATAAAAAACGTCAAGTGTTACAAGAATCTATTGATAGTCATTCTGGTATATTGCTTGATCGTACTTGGGAAGCGTTAGATTCTGCTTTCTCTACTGAAAATCAATTATTACCTGTTGATTACTTTAAACAGAAAATGCGTTTACGCCGTAATTTAATGACAGGTACTTGTTTTGCTCTTATTTATGATGAAGAGCGAAGAAAAGGATTCCGATTACCTTGGTTAGATTTATTACAAGGTATTGGTGACTTGATGAGTTTAGAGCCATTACGTTCAAGAGTGCAGCTTCTGGAAGATGAAGAAGAGAAAGAGCAACTTGAGCGTTGGTTGTTGCGTCAAGAGCGATCAATTTTGCATGCTATGGAGCAAACTCGTCGAGCAGGGCTTGAGTATCCTCCTTATTGGCAATAG
- the folK gene encoding 2-amino-4-hydroxy-6-hydroxymethyldihydropteridine diphosphokinase, which yields MITTYIGIGSNIEPEKHVKAAIDELKLLGSITQISTVYEAEPVGFSSNNFFNLVAELEVTCSLSELAAQLRAIELKWGRLPDAQKNQDRTLDLDILLYGDVISNNDPKLPREDLFKFAFAILPLVELNPDLIVPGTKTTISEIWNHFTHNQSLKPALINLRF from the coding sequence ATGATCACAACTTATATTGGCATTGGCTCCAATATTGAACCAGAAAAGCATGTAAAGGCTGCGATAGATGAGTTAAAGCTGTTAGGAAGCATTACTCAAATATCAACTGTATATGAGGCTGAGCCTGTAGGCTTTTCAAGTAATAATTTTTTTAATTTAGTCGCTGAATTAGAAGTTACGTGTTCATTAAGTGAACTTGCAGCTCAATTACGTGCGATTGAACTAAAATGGGGAAGGTTACCTGATGCACAAAAGAATCAAGATCGTACGTTAGATCTGGATATCTTGTTGTATGGTGATGTGATCTCAAATAATGATCCTAAATTACCAAGAGAGGATCTATTTAAGTTTGCATTTGCTATTTTGCCTCTTGTTGAGCTTAACCCCGATTTAATTGTACCTGGTACAAAAACAACCATTAGTGAGATATGGAATCATTTCACTCACAATCAATCACTCAAACCCGCGTTAATTAACTTAAGGTTTTAA
- the tsaD gene encoding tRNA (adenosine(37)-N6)-threonylcarbamoyltransferase complex transferase subunit TsaD, whose translation MRILGIETSCDETGVAIYDDEKGLLAHQLYSQVKLHADYGGVVPELASRDHVKKTIPLIKAALNDAGLTKDDIDGIAYTAGPGLVGALLVGSTIGRSIAYAWDVPAIPVHHMEGHLLAPMLEDEPPAFPFVALLVSGGHTMMVEVKGIGEYQILGESVDDAAGEAFDKTAKLMGLDYPGGPLLSKLAESGTKGRFKFPRPMTDRPGLDFSFSGLKTFAANTIRGNEDDLQTRADIAFAFQEAVVDTLAIKCRRALKQTGMKRLVMAGGVSANKYLRQELEVMMKKIGGEVYYPRTEFCTDNGAMIAYAGMQRLKNGETTDLAVQAKPRWPIDQLAPIK comes from the coding sequence ATGCGAATTTTAGGCATTGAAACCTCGTGTGATGAAACGGGTGTTGCGATTTATGATGATGAAAAAGGGTTATTAGCTCATCAGCTGTATAGCCAAGTAAAACTGCATGCTGATTACGGCGGTGTAGTGCCTGAATTGGCTTCTCGTGATCATGTTAAAAAGACCATTCCGTTGATTAAAGCAGCACTAAATGATGCTGGTTTAACCAAAGATGATATCGATGGGATTGCGTATACTGCTGGCCCTGGTCTAGTGGGCGCCTTACTTGTTGGTTCAACTATTGGTCGAAGCATTGCTTATGCATGGGATGTTCCTGCAATTCCTGTTCATCATATGGAAGGGCATTTACTTGCTCCGATGCTTGAGGATGAGCCACCAGCATTTCCATTTGTTGCTTTACTTGTTTCTGGTGGTCACACCATGATGGTTGAAGTAAAAGGCATTGGTGAATATCAGATCCTTGGTGAATCTGTGGATGATGCGGCTGGTGAAGCATTTGATAAAACAGCAAAACTGATGGGATTAGATTACCCTGGTGGTCCATTACTTTCTAAATTAGCAGAGAGTGGCACAAAAGGGCGTTTTAAATTCCCACGCCCTATGACCGATCGCCCTGGCTTGGATTTTAGTTTTTCTGGTTTGAAAACATTTGCTGCAAATACGATTCGTGGCAATGAAGATGATCTACAAACACGAGCTGATATTGCTTTTGCTTTTCAGGAAGCGGTAGTTGATACATTAGCGATTAAATGTCGCCGAGCTTTAAAGCAAACAGGCATGAAACGTTTAGTGATGGCTGGTGGCGTAAGTGCGAATAAATATTTACGCCAAGAACTAGAAGTGATGATGAAGAAAATTGGTGGTGAGGTGTATTACCCTCGAACTGAATTTTGTACCGATAATGGTGCCATGATCGCTTACGCTGGAATGCAACGTTTGAAAAACGGCGAAACGACAGATTTAGCGGTTCAAGCTAAACCTCGTTGGCCAATAGATCAGTTAGCGCCAATTAAATAA
- a CDS encoding undecaprenyl-diphosphate phosphatase, whose translation MTYFEAFFLALLQGFTEFLPISSSAHLILPSAILGWSDQGLAFDVAVHVGTLAAVVIYFRKEVVTLLTAWVGSIVKKEHNKESNLAWLIVLATIPAALFGLLFKDFIEIYLRSAWVIAATTIVFGLLLWWVDKNATLAKDEYQMTWKKALFLGIAQAMAMIPGTSRSGITITAALYLGFTREAAARFSFLMSIPIITLAGSYLGLKLAMSDISIHLGLLSTGVIVSFISAYICIHFFLKLISSMGMMPFVIYRILLGSSLLVWLALH comes from the coding sequence ATGACGTACTTTGAAGCTTTCTTTCTTGCTCTTCTGCAAGGATTCACAGAGTTTTTACCTATCTCAAGTTCAGCTCATTTAATTTTACCCTCTGCAATTTTAGGCTGGTCAGATCAAGGTTTAGCTTTCGATGTCGCCGTTCACGTTGGAACATTAGCTGCGGTGGTTATCTACTTTAGAAAAGAAGTGGTGACATTATTAACAGCTTGGGTCGGTTCTATTGTAAAAAAAGAGCATAACAAGGAATCAAATTTGGCTTGGTTAATCGTGTTAGCTACGATTCCAGCGGCTTTATTTGGCTTACTATTTAAAGATTTTATTGAAATATATTTACGTAGTGCATGGGTTATTGCTGCAACAACGATTGTTTTTGGTTTATTGCTTTGGTGGGTAGATAAAAATGCAACGTTAGCAAAAGATGAATACCAAATGACGTGGAAAAAAGCGTTATTTTTAGGTATAGCTCAGGCAATGGCGATGATCCCTGGTACTTCTCGTTCAGGAATCACAATTACTGCAGCGTTGTATCTTGGATTTACTCGTGAGGCAGCGGCACGTTTTTCTTTCCTAATGTCCATTCCAATTATTACACTCGCTGGATCTTATCTTGGTCTTAAATTAGCGATGAGTGATATTTCAATTCACTTAGGCTTATTAAGTACTGGTGTGATTGTCTCTTTTATTAGTGCCTATATCTGTATTCATTTCTTTTTGAAGCTGATTTCAAGTATGGGGATGATGCCGTTTGTTATCTACCGTATCTTATTAGGTTCAAGCCTATTGGTATGGTTAGCTTTGCACTAG
- a CDS encoding GatB/YqeY domain-containing protein: protein MALIEQLKEEQKLAMKAKDKLRLGTIRLALSEIKQREVDGQTTLSDDEIIAVLTKMVKQRRDSVSQFTAAGRDDLAEKESAEITVLEDFMPQALTDEEVAELLDKAIAESGAAGMQDMGKVMGVLKPQIQGRADMGKVSQLVKSKLA from the coding sequence ATGGCTCTAATTGAACAACTCAAAGAAGAGCAAAAGTTAGCGATGAAAGCCAAGGATAAATTACGCCTTGGCACTATTCGTTTAGCTTTATCTGAAATTAAACAGCGTGAAGTTGATGGTCAAACAACTTTGTCTGACGATGAAATCATTGCTGTATTAACTAAGATGGTTAAACAACGTCGCGATTCAGTTTCGCAGTTTACTGCTGCTGGTCGTGATGATCTTGCTGAAAAAGAAAGTGCTGAAATTACAGTACTGGAAGATTTCATGCCACAAGCACTAACCGATGAAGAAGTTGCCGAGTTATTAGACAAAGCAATTGCTGAATCAGGTGCCGCTGGTATGCAGGATATGGGCAAGGTGATGGGCGTGTTAAAACCTCAAATCCAAGGCCGCGCTGACATGGGTAAAGTAAGCCAATTAGTTAAATCTAAACTGGCTTAA
- the rpsU gene encoding 30S ribosomal protein S21 — MPVVKVRENEPFDVALRRFKRSCEKAGILSEVRRREHYEKPTTVRKRAKAAAQKRHAKKLSRENARRVRLY, encoded by the coding sequence ATGCCAGTAGTTAAAGTACGTGAAAACGAACCGTTCGACGTTGCACTACGTCGTTTCAAGCGCTCTTGCGAAAAAGCAGGTATTCTTTCTGAAGTTCGCCGTCGTGAACATTACGAAAAACCTACTACAGTACGTAAACGCGCTAAAGCAGCAGCTCAAAAGCGTCACGCTAAGAAGCTGTCTCGCGAAAACGCACGTCGCGTTCGCCTGTACTAA
- a CDS encoding TIGR04211 family SH3 domain-containing protein, producing the protein MKHFISLILLAWAIAAPAQAQTRYISDNLFTYMHSGPSNQYKIIGSVNAGDRITQLASNRSTGFTQIVDTKGRKGWVESKFVSRQPGLGERLPKVEEELASVKTQLANARKAANNEKAGLADSLEQRNKQIQDLEQSYSDVNNQLISSQTEVRELRAKLDTQKEDLLLKYFMYGGGVAGIGLLFGLLLPHMIPSRKKKPNGWS; encoded by the coding sequence GTGAAGCATTTTATTAGCCTGATTCTACTTGCTTGGGCTATTGCTGCGCCAGCACAAGCTCAAACTCGTTATATTTCTGATAACCTGTTTACTTACATGCATTCAGGTCCAAGTAACCAATATAAAATTATTGGTAGTGTTAATGCCGGTGATCGCATCACTCAATTAGCAAGTAACAGAAGTACTGGCTTTACGCAAATCGTAGACACTAAAGGTCGTAAAGGCTGGGTTGAAAGTAAGTTTGTTTCTCGTCAACCTGGTTTAGGTGAACGTCTACCGAAAGTTGAAGAAGAATTAGCTTCAGTTAAAACGCAACTTGCTAACGCACGTAAAGCAGCTAACAATGAAAAAGCTGGATTAGCAGATAGCTTAGAGCAACGTAATAAGCAAATTCAAGATTTAGAGCAAAGCTACAGCGATGTAAATAATCAGCTAATCAGCTCTCAAACAGAAGTTCGTGAACTACGAGCTAAGCTTGATACGCAAAAAGAAGACTTACTACTAAAATACTTTATGTACGGCGGTGGTGTAGCTGGTATTGGTCTACTGTTTGGCTTACTGCTACCACACATGATCCCAAGTCGTAAGAAGAAACCAAATGGTTGGTCTTAA
- a CDS encoding inorganic phosphate transporter — protein sequence MDILANYGTTLILIAAFFGFLMAIGIGANDVANAMGTSVGSKALTVKQAIIIAMIFEFAGAYLAGGEVTDTIRKGVIDTSLFASQPEVLVYGMMSALLAAGTWLLLASYMGWPVSTTHSIIGAIIGFACVAVGTEAVDWSSVQGIVGSWLITPLISGIFAYMIFISAQRLIFDTDKPLMNAKRFVPVYMFITTMVIALVTIKKGLKHVGLHLSNGEAWVASAGISALVMVGGYIYISRKFANTVNDEKDSRGFTGVESIFSTLMVITACAMAFAHGSNDVANAIGPLSAVVSTVEHMGEITAKSTIAWWILPLGGIGIVVGLATLGHKVMATVGTGITELTPSRGFAAQLATASTVVLASGTGLPISTTQTLVGAVLGVGFARGIGALNLGVVRNIVASWVVTLPAGALLAVVFYYGMQALFGIGA from the coding sequence ATGGATATTCTTGCTAACTACGGCACGACCCTTATTTTAATCGCAGCCTTCTTTGGCTTCCTTATGGCTATTGGTATTGGTGCAAATGATGTTGCCAATGCAATGGGCACATCTGTAGGGTCTAAAGCACTAACAGTAAAACAAGCAATCATCATTGCTATGATCTTCGAATTTGCAGGGGCATACCTTGCAGGTGGTGAGGTTACAGATACAATCCGCAAAGGGGTAATTGATACCTCTCTATTCGCTAGCCAACCTGAAGTTTTAGTTTACGGTATGATGTCAGCACTACTTGCTGCTGGTACTTGGCTATTACTTGCTTCTTACATGGGCTGGCCAGTATCAACAACTCACTCAATCATTGGTGCTATCATTGGTTTCGCGTGTGTTGCTGTTGGTACTGAAGCGGTTGATTGGAGCTCAGTTCAAGGTATCGTTGGTAGTTGGTTAATTACCCCGCTTATCTCTGGTATCTTTGCTTATATGATATTTATCAGTGCTCAACGACTGATATTCGATACAGATAAGCCACTGATGAATGCGAAACGTTTTGTTCCTGTTTACATGTTCATTACGACTATGGTTATTGCTCTTGTTACGATCAAAAAAGGTCTAAAACATGTTGGCTTACATCTAAGTAATGGTGAGGCATGGGTTGCTTCTGCAGGTATTTCTGCATTAGTAATGGTTGGTGGTTACATTTATATTTCTCGTAAGTTTGCAAACACGGTAAACGATGAGAAAGACAGCCGTGGTTTTACTGGCGTAGAAAGTATCTTCAGTACGCTTATGGTTATCACTGCGTGTGCGATGGCTTTCGCTCACGGTTCAAACGATGTTGCTAATGCGATCGGTCCTCTATCTGCTGTTGTTTCAACAGTTGAACACATGGGTGAAATCACAGCGAAAAGTACAATTGCTTGGTGGATCCTTCCTCTAGGTGGTATTGGTATCGTTGTTGGTCTTGCAACATTAGGTCACAAAGTGATGGCAACAGTTGGTACTGGTATTACAGAACTGACTCCTAGCCGTGGTTTTGCTGCTCAACTAGCAACAGCCTCAACGGTTGTATTAGCATCAGGTACTGGTCTTCCAATCTCTACAACCCAAACACTTGTTGGTGCGGTTCTAGGTGTTGGTTTTGCTCGTGGTATTGGCGCACTAAACTTAGGTGTTGTTCGTAACATTGTGGCATCTTGGGTTGTTACCCTACCTGCTGGTGCGTTATTAGCCGTTGTTTTCTACTACGGAATGCAAGCGCTCTTCGGTATCGGCGCATAA
- a CDS encoding general secretion pathway protein GspB has translation MLSKSISPVLIGVIIILPPLSLSAYIAWPYYQAQQQEIIIPPSTYTELSFPEVDTQKLPIQATKLALVSSAKNKGNTTSPPLVSEPETKVVAKNKSMGDSGDFNVNELDLSELSPELAARFESILSDPEQEYIEPETEESEIKSGVVALDKNAGQFIGRLPAMNFQTHNYTSKPSRRWVKVNGKEVNIGGHITSNTSLLEINPRNVVVEFKGQKIEIPALYEWKG, from the coding sequence ATGTTGTCGAAATCGATATCTCCCGTACTCATTGGTGTGATTATTATTCTACCTCCGTTATCGCTTAGTGCTTATATAGCTTGGCCTTATTATCAAGCTCAGCAGCAAGAGATCATTATTCCACCTTCTACCTATACAGAGCTTTCATTTCCAGAGGTAGATACTCAAAAATTACCTATTCAAGCAACGAAGCTCGCATTAGTGTCGTCAGCGAAAAATAAAGGTAATACGACTTCACCTCCTTTGGTTTCAGAACCCGAAACAAAGGTGGTAGCAAAAAATAAAAGCATGGGGGATTCTGGTGATTTCAATGTGAATGAATTGGACTTGTCTGAGTTGTCTCCGGAATTAGCTGCTCGGTTTGAATCGATATTGAGCGATCCGGAACAGGAATATATTGAACCAGAAACAGAAGAGTCCGAGATTAAGTCTGGCGTGGTCGCATTAGATAAAAATGCAGGTCAATTTATAGGTCGTCTACCTGCAATGAATTTTCAAACTCATAACTACACATCGAAACCAAGCCGTCGTTGGGTAAAAGTTAATGGGAAAGAAGTGAATATTGGTGGACACATTACATCGAATACTTCTTTGTTAGAAATTAATCCAAGAAACGTGGTTGTTGAATTTAAAGGACAGAAAATTGAAATTCCTGCTCTGTATGAATGGAAAGGGTAA